A window of Glycine soja cultivar W05 chromosome 13, ASM419377v2, whole genome shotgun sequence genomic DNA:
ATGCTTCCACTTCCCCTTCCAAGACATTACCAAATCTAGAATTTGCATttgtgtgattgagagggaacAAAACAATTAGTTAGAAAGACCAACTATAAATTGTCATCATAAGATTCCATACAACTAGTATTTTTCCTCTATGATATAAAGATATTTAGGCATGACTCCTGTTGTAGCAGCTAACTATAGGAGTCGTTTGTCTTTATATTGCAGGATGCTTAGTCGTCTAATTCGCATTTAAGAAACCCAATAACCAATTTAATGATGATGAAATAATCAACATTCAATGATAGTATTGAAATGAAGACACTATCCACTCTAATAATCAATATTCAATACTATTACTGACAAAAAACtgagtttataaaattaaacaaagtgaTAGTTTCagcttataatattaatgtgtCATTAAAATTTAGCATGAGTCAACTATAACAAATcctacaatttattttttaaaatgttactatttcacaatcaattaaaaaaaataaaatattcattagtatcttattaattgaaaaactcATTGATAATATgacactttttaaaattataattttacaaaattacaaataaagtaaaatttaaattttaatcattatcaATATTCTGtgcaaataatttattaaattatataaaaattaaaaattattttttttgataacTCTAACATTGTTGTACCAGTAAAGTCTATAACATGATTATACCAAAAAAAGGAGTGCAAAATCTTACTTTCTTGGACGGCCACGCTCCACCCAATTCACAATCCCTGCATCTTCTCTGTTTACATTGTGGTCAATAAACTCAATGTTAAAATGCTTCTTGAATTCAGAAAGCAAACGCTCCTCCTGTTTTCTGTACCCATCAATTTTGTCAGCCAACATGACAGCATATACCTCCCATGGGAGTCTGCAAGGAAGCAACAACTACTTTTACCATGACTTATTTAATTCCTGCCTTTCTATTGTGATTCTAAACTCAACACATAAGCAGTTGTAAAATGATTCAAAAATATTGTCAATTAAAATGGAGATATAATGTTGACCCAGTGGTTGGAGaagagtgaagggagaagagagGGGGGAGAACCCCCAACTACTatttctaacaaaactaacatttactaataaacataaataaattaaaatggcaTTCTACAAGCTGATCCTCACCCTAAGCAACGGGCTGCAAGTCCTAAACCAATAGCTGTTGTGCCAGTACCAGCATCTACAACAAATTTCATGAGCCTTTGTTTTCCAAGTAAATGATTCTGTGATAAGTATTGCACTAAGCGAATAACACCTATGcaaagaaacaattttttcataaagttATTGAACAATCAACCATTAAAGTTAAGCACCAACTTAGAGaattaaatgaaatgaataaataccaacaaataattttctttttaagaaaaaaaatgccagTAGTTTGAACATGAAAAAGATGTCAGGAGGTAAATTCTGAAAAAACCTATAGCCTGCCTAGACAAGACAGTGCAACAAACAGCTAAATCACATGAATGTGCATGTCAGGCAGAAGACATGTTTCACATTATTCCTTGCACAGTTGCATATGAATTTTACTGTCCTTTGAAACCAATTCAATAATCATTTACGAATTTCGTGTGTAAATAAGAAGCTTGCTTCTTTGTGATTATACTAGGATCCAAACCTCACTTGATCTTAAGGCTTTTTACATGTTCACTAAGAATCCACAAGATATGTGCATctgcaaacaaaaaatatttttttctaataaaagagAAATGATTTTTATCTAGAAAAACATATATAGGCACCACCTAAGCAAGACTTCTGATTGCTCAAGCCCAATTCTATCTGAATTTTTACCTAGTTAAAAGAGAATGTTCCTGAATTCATTGTTGTTTTTTGAAACTCCATCTTCTCATTACCTAGTAGAGCAACAGAATCACCAGCACCTTCATTGACAACTAAAATCTTTCGTAGATGGTTTTCCTCACTTCTACTTACATCCATTTGCATAAAGTTTGGATCAGTAAACAATTCGGTTGCTGAAGAAGCTTGAACGATATCACCGAACCATAGGACAGAACCGTCGTTACCAGCCACTGACTCGGCATAGCTCTTTAGCATCTCTTCCCTGTTGGCATAAACAGTTCTTGGAACATACGTGACATTTCCATACATTGTAGACATCAAGTTATAGCCTGTCAAGATTTCAGGCTGCTCTCCTCGTAGAAGCAGATGTGACACAATTCCTCTCTCAGCACACAGAACAGCTGCAAAATAAGTAAATCATGGTTTGGAAAGAATAGTATTACCAATAAGTGTGCGTGGTTGAACATTTGCAAAATCGGTTTCGAATGAAATTGATTCTGATTAGAACTGATTTTGAAGTGAAGTATTTTATATACGAgtgtctttattttaaaagcaaGTTAGTACTAAAactcaatataaattttttaatccaacATAAAAACTACCTAAAGTTGTTTCAACTCAAAAACAATTTTgggttcaaaattaaaattttcaacatgAGACCAAACATATAAACATTTATGTGTTAGCATTTCAACGTGAAACCAAACATGCATTAAGAATATAACAAAGCTCTACCAAAAGTATACTTCCCCTCTAAAAACTCACAGCACAATTCAACCAAGGAAGCTACTTACCAATAGCAGCTGTGTGAGCACTCTGACAGCCTCCACATGTAACCTAGAAAATGTCCCTGTTGAATGTTATTTGAAGGCAATAAAGGAAAGGACCAAATAAAATAACAGTATACAGTAATGAGTTGGTGGAATATTGTATTGTATTGTACCACATCAGTGACAGAATAATGTTGAAGCAGAGGAAGTAGTCCATCTAGTTTTCTTGCTTTGTTGCCATTAACAAGTGGGTGCAACAAATCATCCCGAACCACATAAAAGTACTTCCTTTGTTCATTCACGCGATTGGCATCGCCAAAAGATGGATGGGTGTTCAACAGGAAAGTAGGACCTTGTGTATGTATTAGTTGGTGAATTTTTGCTTCGGGGCTTGGCAATGTCCATCTTCTGTTGTTGAGTACCTTTTGCGTGAACTCCTCATTTCCCAGTTCCGGTTTTGAAACAATCTACTTTAAAATGGAATGAGTTAACAGAGAAAGATTGAAACCAGGagcaaaagccaaaaaaaaaaaaaaaaaacagaggacGAACCCGTTTGTGAAGAGAGTTAGAATGAATCATGGCGGCTGAAGTACTGGGAAGTCG
This region includes:
- the LOC114381294 gene encoding D-cysteine desulfhydrase 2, mitochondrial isoform X2, with protein sequence MRLRLPSTSAAMIHSNSLHKRIVSKPELGNEEFTQKVLNNRRWTLPSPEAKIHQLIHTQGPTFLLNTHPSFGDANRVNEQRKYFYVVRDDLLHPLVNGNKARKLDGLLPLLQHYSVTDVVTCGGCQSAHTAAIAVLCAERGIVSHLLLRGEQPEILTGYNLMSTMYGNVTYVPRTVYANREEMLKSYAESVAGNDGSVLWFGDIVQASSATELFTDPNFMQMDVSRSEENHLRKILVVNEGAGDSVALLGVIRLVQYLSQNHLLGKQRLMKFVVDAGTGTTAIGLGLAARCLGKQEERLLSEFKKHFNIEFIDHNVNREDAGIVNWVERGRPRKFGNVLEGEVEACQQIAQQTGILVDPVYTLAAWETAMLLSSNEAEGGPEVVLLHTGGTLGMFGLAQRYKKYFGMLKKGHSH
- the LOC114381294 gene encoding D-cysteine desulfhydrase 2, mitochondrial isoform X1; the encoded protein is MRLRLPSTSAAMIHSNSLHKRIVSKPELGNEEFTQKVLNNRRWTLPSPEAKIHQLIHTQGPTFLLNTHPSFGDANRVNEQRKYFYVVRDDLLHPLVNGNKARKLDGLLPLLQHYSVTDVVTCGGCQSAHTAAIAVLCAERGIVSHLLLRGEQPEILTGYNLMSTMYGNVTYVPRTVYANREEMLKSYAESVAGNDGSVLWFGDIVQASSATELFTDPNFMQMDVSRSEENHLRKILVVNEGAGDSVALLGVIRLVQYLSQNHLLGKQRLMKFVVDAGTGTTAIGLGLAARCLGLPWEVYAVMLADKIDGYRKQEERLLSEFKKHFNIEFIDHNVNREDAGIVNWVERGRPRKFGNVLEGEVEACQQIAQQTGILVDPVYTLAAWETAMLLSSNEAEGGPEVVLLHTGGTLGMFGLAQRYKKYFGMLKKGHSH